One segment of Setaria viridis chromosome 4, Setaria_viridis_v4.0, whole genome shotgun sequence DNA contains the following:
- the LOC117852454 gene encoding hypersensitive-induced response protein 4 has translation MVSAFFVFCGCVDQASVAVVEKWGRFVRLAEPGLHFFNPFAGECVAGSLTTRVQSLDVRVETKTKDNVFVQLICTIQYRVVRENADDAFYELQNPQQQIQAYVFDVVRAIVPRMNLDDLFEQKNDVAKAVLEELEKVMADYGYSIEHILMVDIIPDAAVRKAMNDINAAQRLQLASVYKGEAEKILLVKKAEAEAEAKYLSGVGIAKQRQAITDGLRENILNFSHSVSGTSAKEVMDLIMVTQYFDTIKELGDGSKNTTVFIPHGPGHVKDISEQIRDGMMQASSSNV, from the exons ATGGTGAGCGCGTTCTTCGTGTTCTGCGGGTGCGTGGACCAGGCGagcgtggcggtggtggagaagTGGGGGCGCTTCGTCCGCCTCGCCGAGCCGGGCCTCCACTTCTTCAACCCCTTCGCCGGGGAGTGCGTCGCGGGGTCCCTCACCACCCGCGTCCAGTCCCTCGACGTCCGCGTCGAGACCAAGACCAAG GATAATGTCTTCGTCCAGCTGATTTGCACAATTCAGTATCGTGTTGTAAGGGAAAATGCTGATGATGCATTCTATGAGTTGCAGAATCCCCAACAGCAAATTCAGGCCTATGTCTTCGACG TTGTTCGGGCCATAGTTCCAAGAATGAATCTGGACGATCTTTTCGAGCAAAAGAATGATGTGGCAAAAGCTGTACTGGAGGAGCTTGAAAAG GTGATGGCAGATTATGGTTACAGCATTGAGCACATCCTCATGGTTGATATCATCCCTGATGCTGCTGTGCGCAAAGCAATGAATGATATAAACGCAG CCCAAAGGCTTCAGCTGGCAAGCGTCTACAAAGGAGAAGCAGAGAAGATTCTTCTGGTGAAGAAGGCCGAAGCAGAAGCAGAGGCGAAATATCTCTCTGGCGTTGGCATTGCCAAGCAACGGCAAGCTATAACCGACGGCCTCAGGGAGAACATCCTGAACTTCTCGCACTCGGTGTCGGGCACTAGCGCCAAGGAAGTCATGGACCTGATCATGGTCACACAGTACTTTGACACCATCAAGGAGCTCGGGGACGGCTCGAAGAACACCACAGTGTTCATCCCCCACGGCCCGGGCCACGTGAAGGACATCAGCGAGCAGATCCGGGACGGCATGATGCAAGCCTCAAGCAGCAACGTGTAA